A section of the Agrobacterium tumefaciens genome encodes:
- the pyc gene encoding pyruvate carboxylase encodes MKISKILVANRSEIAIRVFRAANELGIKTVAIWAEEDKLSLHRFKADESYQVGRGPHLAKDMGPIESYLSIEEVIRVAKLSGADAIHPGYGLLSESPEFVEACNKAGITFIGPTADTMRQLGNKVAARNLAISVDVPVVPATDPLPDDMAEVERMAEEIGYPVMLKASWGGGGRGMRAIRRREDLAREVTEAKREAKAAFGKDEVYLEKLVERARHVESQILGDTHGNVVHLFERDCSIQRRNQKVVERAPAPYLTEAQRQELASYSLKIAGATNYIGAGTVEYLMDADTGKFYFIEVNPRIQVEHTVTEVVTGIDIVKAQIHILEGAAIGTAESGVPRQEDIRLNGHALQCRITTEDPEHNFIPDYGRITAYRSASGFGIRLDGGTSYTGAVITRYYDPLLVKVTAWAPQPDEAISRMDRALREFRIRGVATNLTFLEAIIGHDSFRNNTYTTRFIDSTPELFAQVKRQDRATKLLTYLADVTVNGHPETKGRARPPEKAAKPIVPYIDAPTPDGTKQLLDKLGPKGFAEWMRNEKRVLITDTTMRDGHQSLLATRVRTHDIARVASVYAKALPQLLSLECWGGATFDVSMRFLTEDPWERLALIREGAPNLLLQMLLRGANGVGYKNYPDNVVKYFVRQAAKGGVDLFRVFDCLNWVENMRVSMDAIAEENKLCEATICYTGDILNSARPKYDLKYYTSLAKELEQAGAHIIAVKDMAGLLKPAAAKVLFKALREETGLPIHFHTHDTSGISAATVLAAVDAGVDAVDAAMDAFSGNTSQPCLGSIVEALAGSERDTGLDPEWIRRISFYWEAVRNQYAAFESDLKGPASEVYLHEMPGGQFTNLKEQARSLGLESRWHEVAQAYADANRMFGDIVKVTPSSKVVGDMALMMVSQDLTVADVENPDREVSFPDSVVSMLKGDLGQSPGGWPAALQKKALKGDEPYTVRPGSLLPDADLDAERKAIETKLERKVDDFEFASYLMYPKVFTDFALAAETYGPVSVLPTHAYFYGMEDGEELFADIERGKTLVIVNQASSGTDDKGMVTVFFEINGQPRRIKVPDRAHGASGSAARRKAEPGSASHVGAPMPGVISRVFVNQGQEVKAGDVLLSIEAMKMETALHAERDGKIAEVLVRPGDQIDAKDLLIAYAE; translated from the coding sequence TTGAAGATATCGAAAATACTTGTTGCCAACCGTTCCGAAATTGCCATCCGCGTTTTCCGGGCTGCCAATGAGCTTGGAATTAAAACCGTTGCGATCTGGGCGGAAGAGGACAAGCTTTCCTTGCACCGCTTCAAGGCGGATGAATCCTATCAGGTTGGCCGCGGCCCGCATCTTGCCAAGGATATGGGGCCGATCGAGAGCTATCTTTCGATCGAGGAGGTTATCCGTGTCGCCAAGCTCTCGGGAGCCGATGCGATCCATCCCGGCTACGGCCTTCTGTCGGAAAGCCCGGAATTCGTGGAGGCCTGCAACAAGGCCGGCATCACCTTCATCGGACCGACGGCGGACACCATGCGCCAGCTCGGCAACAAGGTGGCTGCCCGCAACCTGGCGATTTCGGTCGATGTTCCCGTCGTTCCCGCAACCGATCCGCTGCCTGATGATATGGCGGAAGTGGAGCGCATGGCCGAGGAAATCGGCTATCCCGTGATGCTCAAAGCCTCATGGGGCGGTGGCGGTCGCGGCATGCGCGCCATCCGCAGACGAGAAGACCTTGCCCGCGAGGTGACGGAAGCCAAGCGCGAAGCAAAGGCCGCCTTCGGCAAGGACGAGGTCTATCTGGAAAAGCTGGTCGAGCGCGCGCGCCACGTGGAAAGCCAGATTCTTGGCGATACACATGGCAATGTGGTGCATCTTTTTGAACGCGACTGTTCCATTCAGCGCCGTAACCAGAAGGTCGTCGAACGTGCGCCCGCGCCTTATCTTACCGAAGCGCAGCGGCAGGAACTTGCGTCCTACTCCCTGAAGATTGCGGGTGCCACCAACTATATCGGCGCTGGCACAGTCGAATATCTGATGGATGCCGATACCGGCAAGTTCTACTTCATCGAGGTGAACCCACGCATCCAGGTGGAGCACACGGTCACCGAAGTCGTCACCGGCATCGATATCGTCAAGGCGCAGATTCACATTCTTGAAGGTGCCGCCATCGGCACGGCGGAATCGGGCGTTCCGCGCCAGGAAGACATCCGCCTCAACGGCCATGCGCTGCAGTGCCGTATCACGACGGAAGACCCCGAACACAACTTCATTCCCGATTACGGCCGTATCACCGCCTATCGTTCCGCCTCGGGCTTCGGCATCCGTCTGGACGGCGGCACTTCCTACACGGGCGCCGTCATCACCCGCTATTATGATCCGCTGCTGGTGAAAGTGACGGCCTGGGCGCCGCAGCCGGATGAAGCGATCAGCCGCATGGACCGCGCGCTGCGCGAGTTCCGCATCCGCGGCGTGGCGACCAACCTTACCTTCCTGGAAGCCATCATCGGTCACGACAGCTTCCGCAACAACACCTATACGACGCGTTTCATCGACTCGACGCCGGAGCTATTCGCGCAGGTGAAGCGTCAGGACCGCGCCACCAAGCTTCTCACCTATCTGGCCGATGTGACCGTCAATGGTCACCCGGAAACCAAGGGTCGCGCCAGACCGCCCGAAAAGGCCGCAAAGCCTATCGTGCCTTACATTGATGCGCCGACGCCAGATGGCACCAAGCAGCTGCTGGACAAGCTCGGCCCGAAGGGCTTTGCGGAGTGGATGCGCAATGAAAAGCGCGTTCTGATCACCGATACGACCATGCGTGATGGCCATCAGTCGCTTCTCGCTACCCGCGTTCGCACCCATGACATTGCCCGCGTCGCCAGCGTTTACGCCAAGGCCCTGCCGCAGCTTTTGTCGCTGGAGTGCTGGGGAGGTGCGACCTTCGACGTTTCCATGCGCTTCCTGACGGAAGATCCCTGGGAGCGTCTCGCACTCATTCGCGAAGGCGCGCCGAACCTGCTGCTGCAAATGTTGCTGCGGGGCGCGAATGGCGTCGGTTACAAAAATTACCCCGACAATGTCGTAAAATACTTCGTCCGGCAGGCCGCCAAGGGCGGGGTCGATCTCTTCCGCGTGTTCGACTGCCTGAACTGGGTGGAGAATATGCGGGTTTCAATGGATGCCATTGCCGAAGAGAACAAGCTCTGCGAGGCGACTATCTGCTACACGGGCGATATACTGAACTCGGCCCGCCCGAAATATGACCTGAAATATTATACCAGTCTTGCTAAGGAGCTGGAGCAGGCCGGCGCGCATATCATCGCCGTCAAGGATATGGCTGGCCTGTTGAAGCCGGCCGCGGCGAAAGTCCTGTTCAAGGCGCTGCGCGAAGAAACGGGCCTGCCCATCCATTTCCACACCCACGATACGTCGGGTATTTCGGCGGCGACGGTTCTTGCCGCCGTGGATGCCGGTGTCGACGCCGTCGATGCGGCCATGGACGCCTTCTCCGGCAATACGTCGCAGCCATGCCTTGGCTCGATCGTGGAGGCGCTCGCAGGATCGGAACGCGATACCGGCCTTGATCCCGAGTGGATCCGCCGCATTTCCTTCTATTGGGAGGCCGTGCGCAATCAATATGCCGCCTTCGAGAGCGATCTCAAGGGACCGGCCTCGGAAGTCTATCTGCATGAAATGCCGGGCGGCCAGTTCACCAACCTCAAGGAACAGGCGCGTTCGCTGGGCCTCGAAAGCCGCTGGCACGAGGTGGCACAGGCCTATGCGGATGCGAACAGGATGTTTGGTGATATCGTCAAGGTGACGCCGTCCTCCAAGGTCGTCGGTGACATGGCGCTGATGATGGTGAGCCAGGACCTGACGGTCGCGGATGTCGAAAATCCCGACCGTGAAGTGTCCTTCCCGGACTCTGTCGTGTCGATGCTGAAGGGCGATCTCGGACAGTCGCCCGGCGGATGGCCGGCGGCCCTGCAGAAAAAGGCGTTGAAGGGTGACGAGCCCTATACGGTTCGTCCTGGCTCGCTTTTGCCCGACGCCGACCTGGATGCGGAGCGGAAGGCAATCGAGACAAAACTGGAGCGCAAGGTCGACGACTTCGAGTTTGCATCCTACCTGATGTATCCGAAGGTCTTCACCGACTTCGCTCTGGCAGCAGAAACCTACGGCCCTGTCTCCGTTCTGCCTACCCATGCCTATTTCTACGGCATGGAGGATGGTGAAGAGCTGTTTGCCGATATTGAACGCGGCAAGACGCTTGTTATCGTCAATCAAGCCTCGTCCGGCACGGATGACAAGGGCATGGTCACGGTGTTTTTCGAGATCAACGGCCAGCCGCGCCGCATCAAGGTGCCGGATCGCGCCCATGGCGCTTCCGGCTCTGCCGCGCGCCGCAAGGCCGAACCGGGAAGCGCGTCGCATGTTGGCGCGCCAATGCCGGGTGTCATCAGCAGGGTCTTCGTCAACCAGGGTCAGGAGGTCAAGGCCGGCGACGTGCTGCTTTCTATCGAGGCCATGAAGATGGAAACCGCGCTGCATGCCGAACGCGACGGCAAGATCGCCGAAGTCTTGGTACGACCAGGCGACCAGATCGACGCGAAGGACTTGTTGATCGCTTACGCCGAATAA
- a CDS encoding DeoR/GlpR family DNA-binding transcription regulator, translating to MSDHFVSERQALILEQLRQSGRVLAQDLAQNFGVSEDTVRRDLREMAARGECLRVYGGALLSDNKTVPLKTRIAEDEDRKALLARSVLPLLEPGKVVFIDAGSTNLAIARAIPAGLNLTVVTNTPAIAAELTGRADIDLVLIGGKVDAAVGAAIDAMALRQLELMRPDLCVLGVCGAAAETGLSADVFEDAVFKRLACSASQRIVAAITTEKLGHKAAFHVHDFSPPLSLVLEQDADRAMVEALRAKGVEVDCGASDAVRFPLVKSKG from the coding sequence ATGAGCGACCATTTTGTCAGTGAGCGGCAGGCGCTTATCCTCGAGCAGTTGCGGCAAAGCGGCCGCGTTCTCGCGCAGGATCTGGCGCAAAACTTCGGCGTTTCCGAAGATACCGTGCGCCGCGATCTGCGCGAAATGGCAGCGCGCGGGGAATGCCTTCGGGTTTACGGTGGAGCCTTGCTCTCGGATAACAAGACGGTTCCGTTGAAGACACGGATTGCCGAGGATGAGGACCGGAAGGCGCTGTTGGCGCGGTCCGTGCTGCCGCTGCTTGAGCCGGGGAAGGTCGTCTTCATCGATGCGGGTTCCACCAATCTTGCCATTGCCCGCGCGATCCCGGCCGGTCTCAACCTGACCGTGGTGACGAATACCCCGGCCATCGCTGCCGAACTGACGGGGCGTGCCGATATTGATCTCGTGCTGATTGGCGGCAAGGTCGATGCGGCCGTTGGTGCTGCAATCGACGCCATGGCATTGCGGCAGCTGGAGTTGATGCGGCCGGATCTGTGTGTTCTCGGTGTCTGCGGCGCTGCTGCCGAGACCGGGCTTTCGGCGGATGTTTTCGAGGACGCGGTGTTCAAGCGGCTTGCCTGCAGCGCCAGCCAGCGGATCGTCGCCGCGATTACCACGGAAAAGCTCGGCCATAAGGCTGCTTTTCACGTGCATGATTTTTCCCCGCCTCTTAGCCTCGTGCTCGAACAGGATGCCGACCGCGCCATGGTCGAGGCGCTGCGTGCAAAAGGCGTCGAGGTTGATTGCGGCGCGAGTGACGCTGTGCGATTTCCACTGGTCAAGTCTAAAGGATAG
- a CDS encoding MFS transporter produces the protein MNGPTTFSPTAKRSSYLTRQRLGVSLLFLMNGFMMGSWAPKIPEFAARLSLSESALGLIILVFGIGSLVFMPIAGSQIARFGSRTVSLVTAAIFLPTLLFISWAGTVWAGVIAVFLFGGLTGAMDVAMNANAVAVERDMRRAIMSSCHAFWSLGGLIGAGLGGYLITAIGVQGHAIALTLIALVLLVIAWPRVLADRPHPEEERPKGGLPLTPLPWIIGLMALFSMIPEGAILDWGALYLRNELGASVSQSGFAFAAFSMTMAAMRFAGDLVRDRFGAVTTLRFCSAMSILGLLIAGVAENSTIAIIGFAIAGIGISNMVPIAFSAAGNMPGLAPGIGLSVVTTMGYSGILVAPSAIGFIAEHTGLASVFLFLPLLHVVVLLLSRLARHADGAGKE, from the coding sequence ATGAATGGCCCTACGACATTTTCGCCGACGGCCAAGCGCTCGTCTTATCTGACAAGGCAAAGGCTGGGCGTTTCCCTGCTGTTCCTGATGAACGGCTTCATGATGGGATCATGGGCGCCCAAAATTCCGGAATTCGCGGCGCGGCTTTCGTTGAGCGAAAGCGCGCTCGGCCTCATCATTCTCGTCTTCGGCATCGGCTCGCTTGTCTTCATGCCGATTGCCGGCTCCCAGATCGCCCGTTTTGGCTCAAGGACCGTAAGCCTCGTCACGGCTGCGATCTTCCTGCCGACGTTGCTCTTCATCTCCTGGGCAGGCACGGTCTGGGCCGGCGTGATCGCGGTGTTCCTGTTCGGTGGACTGACCGGGGCTATGGATGTCGCGATGAATGCCAACGCCGTCGCGGTGGAGCGGGATATGCGGCGGGCGATCATGTCGTCCTGTCACGCCTTCTGGAGCCTGGGAGGCCTGATCGGCGCGGGTCTTGGTGGTTACCTCATCACGGCCATCGGTGTGCAGGGACATGCCATTGCGCTTACACTCATCGCGCTTGTGCTTCTGGTCATCGCCTGGCCGCGGGTCCTCGCGGACCGGCCGCATCCGGAGGAGGAGCGTCCGAAAGGCGGACTGCCGCTGACGCCGTTGCCCTGGATCATCGGCTTGATGGCCTTGTTCTCGATGATCCCGGAAGGGGCGATTCTTGACTGGGGTGCACTTTATCTGCGCAATGAACTCGGTGCGTCCGTCTCGCAATCCGGTTTTGCTTTTGCGGCCTTTTCCATGACGATGGCGGCGATGCGCTTTGCTGGCGACCTCGTGCGCGATCGCTTTGGCGCCGTCACGACGCTGCGCTTCTGTTCGGCAATGTCGATCCTCGGACTCCTGATTGCCGGTGTTGCGGAAAATTCCACCATCGCCATTATCGGCTTTGCGATTGCAGGCATCGGCATCTCCAACATGGTGCCCATTGCCTTTTCGGCGGCCGGCAACATGCCGGGGTTGGCACCGGGGATTGGTCTTTCGGTCGTCACGACAATGGGTTATTCGGGCATTCTGGTGGCGCCGTCGGCAATCGGCTTCATTGCCGAGCATACCGGCCTCGCCAGTGTTTTCCTGTTCCTGCCGCTTCTGCATGTCGTGGTTCTCCTGCTTTCGCGGCTTGCCCGCCATGCAGATGGTGCGGGCAAGGAATAG